A single window of Caldicellulosiruptor bescii DSM 6725 DNA harbors:
- a CDS encoding replication-associated recombination protein A — MDFFQYLGEKRLKKESPLAYKLRPKRLEEIVGQEHILSPGKPLYNLIKNDRLTSIILYGPPGTGKTTIAHVIANATGKTFKTINATIAGVNDIKKIIEEAKFEFTQTGKKTILFIDEIHRFNKLQQDALLPSVEEGVIILIGATTENPFYEVNKALVSRSLVFELFPLKEEDILKIIERAISDKENGLGELNIQIEDDAKKLIAKLSGGDARVALNILEAVVYSSTAQDDGKICISQESVINLSNRKTALYDATGDMHYDTISAFIKSVRGSEPDAALFYLAKMLDSGEDIKFIARRLIILAAEDIGLADPMALTIAVSAAMACEFVGMPEARIILSEATIYLACAPKSNSAYLAIEKALEDAKNVSIKSIPMHLRMATHGEEKLGHGIGYLYPHDFENHWVSQQYLPDELVGRRYYFPTEMGKEKFIAEYIKKLREQLDS; from the coding sequence ATGGACTTTTTCCAATATCTTGGCGAAAAGAGGTTGAAAAAGGAATCACCTCTTGCTTACAAGCTCAGACCCAAACGCCTTGAGGAAATTGTGGGACAGGAACACATATTAAGCCCGGGCAAACCTCTTTATAACTTAATTAAAAACGATAGACTTACTTCAATAATTCTCTATGGGCCACCTGGGACTGGGAAAACTACAATTGCACATGTGATTGCTAACGCTACAGGCAAGACTTTCAAAACCATAAATGCTACAATTGCAGGTGTAAACGATATTAAGAAGATTATAGAAGAAGCAAAGTTTGAGTTTACTCAAACAGGTAAAAAGACAATTCTCTTTATTGATGAGATACACAGGTTTAACAAACTTCAGCAGGATGCCCTTTTGCCTTCTGTAGAAGAAGGAGTAATAATCTTGATTGGGGCAACAACCGAAAATCCTTTTTATGAAGTCAATAAAGCGCTTGTGTCAAGGTCCTTGGTATTTGAGCTTTTTCCACTTAAAGAGGAAGATATATTAAAGATTATTGAAAGAGCAATTTCGGATAAAGAAAATGGGCTTGGAGAGTTGAATATCCAAATAGAAGATGATGCTAAAAAGCTAATAGCAAAACTCTCAGGTGGAGATGCAAGAGTTGCTTTAAACATCTTAGAAGCTGTTGTGTATTCTTCTACAGCCCAAGACGACGGCAAGATTTGTATTTCTCAGGAATCTGTCATAAATCTTTCAAATAGGAAGACAGCATTGTACGATGCTACAGGAGATATGCATTACGATACTATTTCTGCGTTTATAAAAAGTGTAAGAGGGTCTGAACCGGATGCAGCGCTGTTTTACTTGGCAAAGATGCTTGACAGTGGAGAGGATATAAAGTTTATCGCAAGAAGACTAATAATATTGGCAGCAGAAGACATTGGTTTGGCAGATCCGATGGCGCTCACAATTGCAGTTTCTGCAGCAATGGCATGTGAATTTGTAGGAATGCCAGAAGCAAGAATTATTTTGTCTGAGGCGACAATCTATCTTGCATGTGCTCCAAAAAGCAACTCTGCATATTTGGCAATTGAAAAAGCCTTGGAAGATGCTAAAAATGTGAGTATAAAAAGTATTCCCATGCATCTTAGAATGGCAACACATGGAGAGGAAAAACTTGGACATGGTATTGGGTATTTGTATCCTCATGATTTTGAAAATCACTGGGTTTCTCAGCAATATCTACCTGATGAGCTTGTTGGTAGAAGATACTATTTTCCAACTGAGATGGGAAAAGAAAAGTTTATAGCTGAATATATTAAAAAGTTGAGAGAACAGCTTGATAGCTAA
- a CDS encoding NAD(P)-dependent malic enzyme translates to MDVKTLALQLHRQHRGKIALKSKVSVDNQHDLSIYYTPGVAEPCREIVKNKFLVYEYTSKSNWVAVVTNGTAVLGLGDIGVHASLPVMEGKAILFKQFGGVDAFPICIDSKDVEEIVKTVKLIETSFGGINLEDIAAPACFEIEQKLIESLDIPVFHDDQHGTAVVALAALINSLKIVRKRISDVKIVINGAGAAGIATAKLLLKYGARNIVICDKCGAIYEGREKDMNKYKEEIARITNKEGIKGSLHRAIEGADVFIGLSVANVLNEDDIKKMSNDAIVMAMANPIPEIMPDIAKKAGARIVCTGRSDFNNQVNNVLAFPGIFRGALDVMATRITDEMKIAAAEAIAKVAEEELSEDYVIPKPFDKKVAFEVALAVAKKAVEQKVARLDLNDEELRTRILSMLNI, encoded by the coding sequence ATGGATGTAAAAACGCTTGCACTGCAACTTCATAGGCAACACAGAGGAAAGATTGCCCTCAAAAGCAAAGTTAGCGTAGATAATCAGCACGACCTTAGTATATACTATACACCCGGTGTTGCAGAACCTTGCAGAGAGATTGTAAAGAATAAGTTTCTTGTGTATGAGTATACATCTAAATCCAACTGGGTTGCAGTGGTAACAAATGGTACAGCTGTCTTGGGTTTGGGAGACATTGGTGTGCATGCCTCTTTGCCTGTTATGGAAGGCAAGGCAATTTTGTTTAAACAGTTTGGTGGTGTTGATGCATTCCCCATTTGTATAGACTCAAAAGATGTTGAAGAGATTGTAAAGACAGTAAAGCTTATTGAAACATCTTTTGGTGGAATAAATTTAGAAGATATAGCTGCACCAGCATGTTTTGAGATTGAACAAAAGCTAATTGAAAGTCTTGATATTCCTGTGTTTCATGACGATCAGCATGGAACTGCTGTGGTAGCACTGGCGGCTTTGATAAATTCTCTCAAAATTGTAAGGAAAAGAATATCAGATGTAAAAATAGTCATAAACGGTGCTGGTGCTGCTGGAATTGCAACTGCTAAGCTTTTATTAAAGTATGGAGCAAGAAATATTGTTATTTGTGATAAATGTGGTGCCATATATGAAGGAAGAGAAAAAGATATGAATAAGTATAAAGAAGAAATAGCAAGAATTACCAATAAAGAAGGAATAAAAGGTTCGCTACACAGAGCAATTGAAGGTGCTGATGTATTTATTGGTCTTTCTGTTGCAAATGTCCTGAATGAAGATGATATTAAAAAGATGTCGAATGACGCAATTGTGATGGCAATGGCAAATCCGATACCAGAGATTATGCCAGATATTGCAAAAAAGGCAGGAGCAAGGATTGTTTGCACAGGAAGGTCTGATTTTAATAACCAAGTCAATAACGTATTGGCATTTCCAGGTATTTTTAGAGGAGCACTTGATGTTATGGCAACAAGGATAACAGATGAGATGAAGATAGCAGCTGCTGAGGCTATAGCTAAGGTTGCAGAGGAGGAACTTTCAGAAGATTATGTAATTCCGAAGCCTTTTGACAAGAAAGTAGCCTTTGAGGTGGCTTTAGCAGTTGCAAAAAAGGCAGTGGAACAAAAGGTAGCGCGGCTGGATCTGAATGATGAAGAGCTCAGAACAAGGATTTTGTCTATGTTAAATATATAA
- the rho gene encoding transcription termination factor Rho, with the protein MPGSLDEFLKGKSIIELREIAKSLGIQKYSLLKKGELMEAIRNFLGSSKEDATVLEGIGKKEKGRRGRKKKSEIAEVQQTFELKSEELQSKVGETNEKEEERPSEMENKEEDNIKEQTLSEDIQKEEEKTEMPTDVSLNEEKKEESKVIELKPKKEEKREDKMQIEIPPELKELEGKVEIGGIGEGVLEIIYEPGGGGGYGFLRDDSFVPGPNDIYVSPSQIRKFNLKTGDKIRGPIRLPKENEKFAGLLYVQSVNDMKPEEVAKRTPFEDLTPIFPNKRIILENKNEPKDLAVRLIDLIAPIGRGQRGLIVAPPKAGKTTLLKKIANSILTNYDDLHLIVLLIDERPEEVTDMQDSIKAEIHYSTFDETPEHHIKVAEMVLERAMRLVECKKDVVILLDSLTRLARAYNLVEPPSGRTLSGGLDPNALHKPKKFFGAARNLKEGGSLTILATALIETGSRMDDVIFEEFKGTGNMELHLDRKLSEKRIFPAIDINKSGTRREELLLSEEEKAAVDAIRRALSNFGTAETTERIISMLSQTKSNEEFIRKILQNLR; encoded by the coding sequence GTGCCTGGGTCACTTGATGAGTTTTTAAAAGGAAAGTCTATTATTGAACTTAGAGAAATAGCAAAAAGTCTGGGTATTCAGAAATATTCTTTGCTCAAAAAAGGTGAATTGATGGAAGCTATTAGAAATTTTCTGGGAAGTTCAAAAGAAGATGCCACAGTTCTTGAGGGCATAGGCAAAAAAGAAAAAGGAAGAAGAGGAAGAAAAAAGAAATCAGAAATTGCAGAAGTTCAGCAGACTTTTGAATTAAAGAGCGAGGAGCTACAATCAAAGGTTGGAGAGACCAATGAGAAGGAAGAGGAAAGACCAAGTGAAATGGAAAATAAAGAAGAAGATAACATAAAAGAACAGACTTTGTCTGAGGATATACAAAAAGAAGAAGAAAAAACTGAAATGCCAACAGATGTTAGTTTAAATGAGGAGAAAAAAGAGGAGAGTAAAGTCATAGAGTTAAAACCTAAAAAAGAAGAAAAAAGAGAGGATAAAATGCAGATAGAAATTCCGCCAGAATTAAAAGAACTTGAAGGTAAAGTGGAGATAGGCGGCATAGGCGAAGGAGTTTTGGAGATAATTTATGAGCCTGGTGGCGGTGGCGGTTACGGATTTTTGCGCGACGATTCGTTCGTTCCTGGCCCAAACGACATATATGTTTCGCCATCTCAAATCAGAAAATTCAATCTCAAAACCGGAGATAAAATTAGAGGTCCCATTAGGCTTCCGAAAGAAAATGAGAAGTTTGCAGGGCTTTTGTATGTTCAGAGCGTCAACGATATGAAACCAGAAGAAGTTGCAAAACGCACTCCTTTTGAAGACCTTACCCCTATTTTCCCAAACAAAAGAATAATTTTGGAAAATAAAAATGAGCCTAAGGATTTAGCAGTTAGACTCATAGACCTTATTGCGCCAATTGGAAGAGGACAGAGAGGATTAATTGTAGCACCACCAAAAGCAGGTAAAACTACGCTATTAAAGAAAATAGCAAATAGTATTCTGACAAACTATGATGATTTGCATTTGATTGTACTGCTCATTGATGAAAGACCCGAAGAGGTCACTGACATGCAAGATTCAATAAAAGCAGAGATACATTACTCTACATTTGATGAAACTCCTGAACACCACATAAAAGTTGCTGAAATGGTTTTAGAGAGGGCTATGAGACTTGTTGAGTGTAAAAAAGATGTTGTCATTTTGTTAGATAGCTTGACAAGGCTTGCACGTGCTTATAACTTAGTTGAACCACCTTCTGGCAGAACACTTTCTGGCGGTCTTGACCCGAACGCTCTTCATAAACCTAAAAAGTTTTTTGGTGCTGCAAGAAACCTTAAAGAAGGTGGTAGTCTTACTATCCTTGCAACAGCGTTGATTGAAACAGGGTCACGAATGGATGATGTCATATTTGAAGAGTTCAAGGGTACTGGCAACATGGAGTTGCACCTTGACAGAAAACTTTCTGAAAAACGAATATTCCCGGCTATTGATATAAACAAGTCAGGGACGCGAAGAGAGGAACTTTTGCTGTCTGAAGAGGAAAAAGCAGCTGTTGATGCTATCAGAAGAGCACTTTCTAACTTTGGAACAGCTGAAACTACAGAGAGAATTATAAGTATGCTTTCCCAAACAAAGTCAAATGAAGAATTCATAAGAAAGATATTACAAAATTTAAGATAA
- the rpmE gene encoding 50S ribosomal protein L31 — protein MKEGIHPTYYHDAVVRCACGETFITGSTKKEIHVEICSKCHPFFTGKQKFVDTTGRVERFMKKYGLDQK, from the coding sequence ATGAAAGAAGGAATCCATCCAACATATTACCATGATGCAGTTGTCAGATGTGCATGCGGTGAGACATTTATAACTGGTTCTACGAAAAAAGAAATTCATGTAGAAATTTGCTCAAAATGCCATCCATTCTTTACAGGTAAGCAAAAATTTGTTGATACAACAGGTAGAGTAGAAAGATTCATGAAAAAATATGGACTTGACCAAAAATAA
- a CDS encoding DUF1385 domain-containing protein, protein MKKTTIGGMALIEGIMMKGPKKISIVIRKPNGELYKEVKDLAIDDTNKLKKIPFIRGVFILFEQMILGTKALMKSADIALEELPDEEKEKQKDFVDKIFEKKFFQKLGITDIAIYFSVIVSILLGILLFIYIPTWSVEALKGFTLSSFWKNMIEGIVRVIIFVLYLLFASQMKEIKRVFEYHGAEHKTIFAYENGEELSVQKIKKYSTHHPRCGTSFLFIVIIISIIIFTLSGWQSVVMRTLIRLLLLPVIVGISYEIIKWAGKSESILARVISYPGLWLQNITTKEPDEKQLEVAIEALKEVIPEDTKLDEW, encoded by the coding sequence ATGAAAAAAACTACTATAGGCGGAATGGCTCTCATAGAAGGTATAATGATGAAAGGACCTAAAAAAATTTCCATTGTTATAAGAAAACCTAATGGAGAACTTTACAAAGAGGTAAAGGATTTAGCCATAGATGACACTAACAAGCTGAAAAAGATTCCTTTTATAAGGGGAGTATTTATTTTATTTGAGCAGATGATTCTTGGAACAAAAGCTTTGATGAAATCTGCTGACATTGCATTAGAAGAGTTGCCAGATGAAGAAAAAGAAAAACAAAAGGATTTTGTTGATAAAATTTTTGAAAAAAAGTTTTTTCAAAAGCTTGGTATCACTGATATAGCAATTTATTTTTCTGTAATTGTATCCATACTTCTTGGAATACTTCTATTTATTTACATTCCTACCTGGTCTGTTGAGGCACTGAAAGGATTTACTCTCAGTAGCTTTTGGAAAAACATGATAGAAGGAATAGTGAGAGTAATAATTTTTGTTCTTTATCTTTTATTTGCATCCCAAATGAAAGAGATAAAAAGAGTTTTTGAATATCACGGTGCAGAGCACAAAACAATTTTTGCTTATGAAAATGGAGAGGAATTAAGTGTTCAAAAAATAAAAAAATATTCTACACACCATCCACGGTGTGGCACAAGCTTTTTATTTATTGTTATAATTATCAGTATTATCATTTTTACATTATCTGGTTGGCAATCTGTTGTTATGAGAACTCTAATACGACTTTTACTTCTTCCTGTAATTGTTGGTATATCATATGAGATAATAAAATGGGCTGGGAAAAGTGAAAGCATTTTAGCGAGAGTAATCTCATATCCTGGTCTTTGGCTTCAGAACATTACCACAAAAGAGCCTGACGAAAAGCAGTTAGAGGTTGCAATTGAAGCTCTAAAAGAAGTAATTCCGGAGGATACAAAGCTTGATGAGTGGTAG
- a CDS encoding PrsW family intramembrane metalloprotease, whose product MTLYKLIILSIAPSLFIALYIYFRDKFEKEPLHLLLKTFILGILISSIVVPIEYFLMAYGSISASSRLSFIAFEAFIVAGLTEEYFKRLVVLRVAFDTPHFNQPFDGIVYCVFSAVGFAAIENVGYVYQAFQASYDAAISVLVLRGVMAVPAHAMFGIVMGYYLGFAKFAPESRSYWYFKASLIIPMLLHGFYDFVLMLNVYGALAIVGIYEIILFAYCLRLIKRSQEISRLYF is encoded by the coding sequence GTGACGCTTTACAAACTGATTATTTTGAGCATAGCTCCATCTTTGTTCATAGCTCTTTATATCTATTTTAGGGACAAATTCGAAAAAGAACCTCTTCATCTTCTTTTAAAGACCTTTATATTGGGGATACTTATTAGCTCTATTGTGGTGCCAATTGAATATTTTTTAATGGCATATGGAAGTATTTCTGCTTCAAGCAGACTCTCATTTATTGCATTTGAAGCATTTATTGTTGCAGGTCTTACAGAAGAGTATTTCAAAAGGCTTGTTGTGCTAAGAGTGGCTTTTGACACTCCTCATTTTAACCAACCATTTGATGGGATTGTTTACTGTGTATTCTCTGCAGTTGGATTTGCTGCAATTGAGAATGTAGGATATGTTTATCAAGCTTTTCAAGCCTCGTATGACGCTGCAATTTCAGTTCTTGTTCTAAGAGGTGTGATGGCAGTACCTGCACATGCTATGTTTGGAATTGTAATGGGATATTATTTGGGCTTTGCAAAATTTGCGCCCGAGAGTAGAAGTTATTGGTATTTCAAAGCTTCTTTAATTATCCCTATGCTTTTGCATGGGTTTTATGATTTTGTGCTCATGTTGAATGTCTATGGAGCGCTTGCCATTGTTGGTATTTATGAGATTATATTGTTTGCTTATTGCCTAAGATTAATTAAAAGAAGTCAAGAAATTTCAAGGTTATACTTTTAA
- a CDS encoding DNA-3-methyladenine glycosylase family protein, whose amino-acid sequence MNIKEYTDFLRINGVEINFDATFFSGQCFRWKKVEYGYIGVVNRKIVLVYPQDNNTFDIYNCSPDEFKKFFYWYFDLDKDYDLILKELSEHDEILKKAVEKYRGMRLLNQEPFECMISFIISQNNNIKRIQILVERLCQAYGEKIEYRGFSSWTFPEIEDLKKVSIEDLKRLGLGYRAEYIKDAIAKLDEGKIDFESLESLSSDEARKILKTVKGIGDKVANCILLYSLQKYDVFPVDVWVKRALREYYGIENTKQLRQFIKSFGELAGYAQLFLFHYIRNNNK is encoded by the coding sequence TTGAACATAAAAGAGTATACTGATTTTCTTCGCATAAATGGAGTAGAGATTAATTTTGACGCAACATTTTTTAGCGGGCAGTGTTTTAGATGGAAAAAGGTAGAATATGGATACATAGGGGTTGTAAACAGAAAAATAGTTTTAGTATATCCGCAGGATAACAATACATTTGATATATACAACTGTTCACCTGACGAGTTTAAAAAATTTTTTTACTGGTATTTTGACTTGGACAAAGACTATGATTTGATTTTGAAAGAGCTTTCTGAGCATGATGAGATTTTGAAAAAAGCAGTTGAGAAGTACAGAGGGATGAGACTTTTAAATCAAGAGCCTTTTGAATGTATGATTTCTTTTATTATATCTCAGAATAACAACATAAAGAGAATTCAAATTCTGGTGGAAAGACTTTGCCAGGCTTATGGGGAAAAAATAGAATACAGAGGATTTTCTTCTTGGACATTTCCAGAAATTGAGGATTTAAAAAAGGTCTCAATAGAAGATTTAAAACGCTTAGGGTTAGGTTATAGAGCGGAGTATATCAAAGATGCAATTGCTAAATTAGATGAAGGTAAAATAGACTTTGAAAGTCTTGAGTCTTTGAGTTCTGATGAAGCAAGGAAGATTTTAAAAACGGTAAAAGGAATAGGAGACAAGGTTGCTAATTGTATATTGCTTTACTCACTGCAAAAGTATGATGTGTTCCCTGTGGATGTGTGGGTGAAGCGTGCCTTGAGAGAATATTATGGAATTGAAAATACAAAACAGCTGAGGCAGTTTATAAAGTCGTTTGGAGAACTTGCCGGGTATGCGCAACTTTTTTTATTTCACTACATTAGAAACAACAATAAATAA
- a CDS encoding MFS transporter, producing MTSEDQEREFKRLEVFAYKNLKKNSIISIADGAVFAIGSGMLPVSTVIVYFISHYVHSNTLIGLLTTLNVLLSNSPQILVAKKLEMLDSYKEYFIKVALLMRLMWFLLAIDVFVFATTNELLFVILFYLIFSLQGFFASFANITWFNLILKLVPERQRSKFFGIRSSIGGLCETFGAFLMGRILRLLHFPYNYGLLFLISFLIMMLSLYIASMMKEIPIKKPKKVIDNKHYFRSMFLILKEDRNFKYYLLSVLFIGALGKMPFGFQTIFAKNSLSISTQHVAIATTILLFSQTIGYMLWGIIGSKYGFKSTLLISALMFLPAIYFTYLMSSISVYYLSVALFGIAQSARNVNESNMAAKLCKDPLKQPSYIGLRNFLMGPFFAFNSIIAGGIIDTLGKNILFLISFSCMVLGFFILCFLVRED from the coding sequence GTGACATCTGAAGACCAAGAACGGGAATTTAAAAGACTTGAGGTTTTTGCCTATAAAAATTTAAAGAAAAATTCTATCATTTCGATTGCAGATGGAGCAGTATTTGCAATAGGAAGCGGTATGCTTCCAGTTTCTACTGTGATAGTTTATTTTATTTCACATTATGTTCACTCAAATACGCTGATTGGACTTTTAACCACCTTGAATGTACTTTTATCTAACTCTCCGCAGATTCTTGTTGCTAAAAAATTAGAGATGCTTGATAGCTACAAAGAGTATTTTATTAAAGTTGCCTTACTTATGAGACTTATGTGGTTTTTACTGGCAATTGATGTGTTTGTGTTTGCAACCACAAATGAGCTTTTATTTGTAATTCTCTTTTACCTAATTTTTAGTCTTCAAGGTTTTTTTGCTTCATTTGCCAATATAACATGGTTCAATCTTATTCTAAAGCTTGTTCCTGAAAGACAAAGGAGCAAGTTTTTTGGTATAAGGTCTTCGATAGGGGGACTGTGTGAGACATTTGGAGCCTTTTTGATGGGAAGAATATTGAGGCTTTTACACTTTCCTTATAACTATGGTCTTTTATTTTTAATTTCGTTTTTGATAATGATGCTCTCATTGTACATAGCTTCTATGATGAAAGAGATTCCTATCAAGAAACCCAAAAAGGTGATTGATAATAAGCATTATTTTAGGAGCATGTTTTTGATACTGAAAGAAGATAGAAATTTTAAATATTATCTTCTTTCAGTTTTATTTATTGGCGCACTGGGTAAGATGCCATTTGGTTTTCAAACCATATTTGCAAAAAATAGCCTGAGTATTTCAACACAACATGTTGCAATTGCAACCACAATATTGCTTTTTTCTCAGACAATAGGATATATGCTATGGGGAATAATCGGTTCTAAGTATGGGTTTAAAAGTACTCTTTTGATTTCTGCTTTGATGTTTTTACCTGCAATATATTTTACATACCTTATGAGTTCTATAAGCGTTTATTATCTTTCTGTTGCTCTGTTTGGGATTGCTCAAAGTGCAAGGAACGTAAACGAAAGCAATATGGCTGCAAAACTTTGCAAGGACCCTTTAAAGCAGCCATCTTATATTGGTCTTAGAAATTTTTTGATGGGACCATTTTTTGCTTTTAATTCTATAATAGCTGGAGGTATAATTGATACTCTTGGTAAAAACATTCTCTTTTTAATTTCATTTAGCTGCATGGTGCTCGGATTTTTTATTCTGTGTTTTTTAGTCAGAGAGGACTAA
- a CDS encoding N-acetylmuramoyl-L-alanine amidase family protein, translating to MRVCIDPGHGGKDPGAIGKNNTREKDITLAIAKKLKFILEDGTNAKVILTRESDILPWGEKSVKEDLKARCDIANKNLVDIFVSIHCNSSKNEFARGVETFYYKTSQKGFLLAVEVQKSIIESIKTINRGVKFADFFVLRATKMPAILIECGFLSNPEEEKMLNNQNYQTQIGLAIAKGIVNYQKNIDKA from the coding sequence ATGAGAGTGTGTATAGACCCGGGACATGGCGGGAAAGACCCTGGAGCAATAGGAAAGAACAACACTAGAGAAAAAGATATAACACTTGCAATTGCTAAAAAATTAAAATTCATATTGGAAGATGGTACAAATGCCAAAGTGATTTTGACAAGAGAATCTGATATTTTGCCGTGGGGAGAAAAAAGTGTAAAAGAAGACTTAAAAGCAAGGTGTGATATAGCAAACAAGAATTTGGTAGACATTTTTGTCAGCATTCATTGCAACAGCAGTAAAAATGAGTTTGCAAGGGGTGTAGAGACTTTTTATTACAAAACAAGCCAGAAAGGATTTTTGCTGGCCGTTGAGGTACAAAAAAGCATAATTGAGTCAATAAAGACCATAAATCGCGGAGTTAAATTTGCAGACTTTTTTGTGTTGAGAGCTACCAAAATGCCTGCAATCTTAATAGAGTGCGGTTTTTTGAGCAATCCTGAAGAAGAAAAGATGCTAAATAATCAAAATTACCAGACTCAAATTGGTTTGGCAATTGCAAAGGGAATTGTGAATTATCAAAAAAATATTGATAAAGCATAA
- a CDS encoding serine hydroxymethyltransferase has product MYFYNLVKNTDPEIAEAIKSELKRQQNKIELIASENFVSIAVMAAMGSPLTNKYAEGYPGKRYYGGCEYIDVVESIAIERAKKLFGAEHANVQPHSGAQANMAVYFAVLNPGDTILGMNLSHGGHLTHGSPVNFSGKLYNIISYGVDPETETINYDEVLKLAKEHRPKLILAGASAYPRVIDFKKFREIADEVGAYLMVDMAHIAGLVAAGLHPSPVEYADFVTTTTHKTLRGPRGGLILCKEKYAKLIDKSIFPGIQGGPLEHVIAAKAVALKEAMTEEFKNYQVQILKNAKALSTRLIERGFRLVSGGTDNHLMLVDLRNKGITGKDAEKILDEHNITCNKNAVPFDTQSPMITSGIRLGTPAVTTRGFKEGDMLEVADIIHDALTNSDTKENILIRVKALCEKHPLYKEFDE; this is encoded by the coding sequence ATGTATTTTTACAATTTAGTAAAAAATACAGATCCAGAAATAGCTGAGGCAATAAAGAGCGAGCTTAAAAGACAGCAGAATAAAATTGAGCTTATTGCATCTGAGAACTTTGTTTCAATTGCAGTAATGGCAGCAATGGGTTCACCTTTGACAAATAAATATGCAGAAGGATATCCAGGAAAGAGATATTATGGTGGATGCGAATATATCGATGTTGTTGAATCTATAGCAATTGAGAGAGCTAAAAAGCTGTTTGGAGCTGAACATGCTAATGTCCAGCCGCACTCAGGTGCACAGGCGAACATGGCTGTGTATTTTGCAGTATTAAATCCGGGCGATACTATCCTTGGAATGAATCTTTCGCATGGTGGACATCTGACTCATGGCAGCCCTGTGAACTTTTCAGGGAAGCTTTACAATATTATTTCATATGGGGTTGACCCTGAAACAGAGACAATAAATTATGATGAAGTTTTAAAACTTGCAAAGGAGCACAGACCAAAACTTATCTTGGCAGGCGCATCGGCGTATCCGAGAGTAATAGATTTTAAAAAGTTCAGAGAGATAGCTGATGAAGTGGGAGCTTATTTGATGGTAGATATGGCTCACATTGCTGGGCTTGTTGCTGCAGGACTTCATCCATCACCTGTTGAATATGCTGATTTTGTTACAACCACAACACACAAAACGCTCAGAGGTCCACGCGGTGGTCTTATTCTTTGCAAAGAAAAGTATGCAAAATTAATTGACAAGTCCATTTTCCCTGGAATACAAGGTGGCCCGCTTGAACATGTAATAGCTGCAAAAGCTGTTGCTCTCAAAGAAGCTATGACAGAAGAGTTCAAAAACTACCAGGTTCAAATATTGAAAAATGCAAAAGCTCTGAGTACAAGACTTATTGAAAGAGGATTCAGACTTGTGAGTGGTGGAACTGATAATCATTTAATGTTAGTAGATTTGAGAAATAAAGGTATAACAGGAAAAGACGCCGAAAAGATATTGGATGAGCATAATATAACATGTAACAAAAATGCGGTTCCTTTTGATACTCAAAGTCCGATGATAACAAGCGGGATAAGACTTGGGACGCCGGCTGTCACAACCAGAGGGTTTAAAGAAGGGGATATGCTTGAGGTTGCAGATATTATCCATGATGCTTTGACAAATTCTGATACTAAAGAGAATATTTTAATCAGAGTGAAAGCTCTTTGCGAAAAACATCCTTTGTATAAAGAATTTGATGAATAA